The Pyrenophora tritici-repentis strain M4 chromosome 2, whole genome shotgun sequence genome window below encodes:
- a CDS encoding PAT1 domain containing protein, producing the protein MADVGTPDRPLAPGNPAATRPDEPASPNHQNLLRSSRWSQMTPQSGFSLNTGRGMCNQASASLTGVVTQKIAPALQALQTKYNMISALASTIDAFMGQYTSPEEAPIAKAICKQVTEALTSTLSPSQGTTPRTTPNASNSESPHQSWAEVAKAPKNSAPLARGGAKTYPAAIAQKNAPHNNRPTDQRILITTPAEARLARPSGYAVRQAICQAVPNITLADVLKATATKTGWAITPASLEIQSRLMEEENRQLMIQAVAGDSAKLPTV; encoded by the coding sequence ATGGCGGACGTAGGGACCCCAGATCGTCCTTTGGCGCCTGGGAATCCGGCTGCAACACGACCAGATGAGCCCGCCTCACCCAATCACCAGAACCTTTTACGCTCCTCCAGATGGTCCCAGATGACTCCTCAGTCTGGCTTCTCTCTGAATACCGGTAGAGGAATGTGCAACCAGGCATCAGCCAGTTTAACAGGTGTGGTAACCCAGAAGATTGCACCAGCACTCCAGGCCCTCCAAACCAAGTACAACATGATCTCAGCACTCGCTAGCACTATCGACGCCTTTATGGGCCAATACACGAGCCCAGAAGAAGCTCCAATTGCCAAAGCCATCTGCAAACAAGTCACAGAGGCCCTGACCAGCACCCTTAGTCCCTCCCAGGGCACCACTCCCAGGACTACACCCAACGCAAGCAATTCTGAATCCCCCCACCAATCTTGGGCGGAGGTGGCCAAAGCCCCGAAAAACTCGGCCCCCCTGGCCAGGGGTGGGGCTAAGACCTATCCGGCAGCAATCGCCCAAAAGAATGCTCCACACAATAACAGACCAACTGATCAGCGCATCCTGATCACCACCCCAGCAGAGGCACGCCTCGCGCGACCCTCTGGATACGCAGTTCGGCAGGCCATCTGCCAGGCAGTCCCAAATATCACTTTGGCTGACGTGCTCAAGGCCACCGCAACAAAGACGGGCTGGGCAATCACCCCAGCCAGCCTCGAAATACAATCACGCCTCATGGAGGAGGAGAACCGCCAGCTTATGATCCAGGCAGTCGCTGGAGACAGCGCAAAACTCCCCACCGTCTAG
- a CDS encoding UbiH, 2-polyprenyl-6-methoxyphenol hydroxylase and related FAD-dependent oxidoreductase — MASRVDFERSPATNLSILVVGGGIGGLSFAIEAYRKGHNVRVIERRSGLSSLGDLIVVQAPALRSPKKWPGFMERLSVFAYEPFTVMKKYDGTFLGRVPSAPEGDDALPINRSDFHEVLFNYAIDIGISVNFNTSVQEYHESSISGRVRLADGRVIEADLIVAADGVGSTSWELITGSKEAAISSSFAVYRSSFPAGPALESPVIAKEFGGAKTYIGIYFGPNVHGVFGKNESTIFWTLTHKDTGNAEEIWAQNAPVENALPYVKNWAPFYTELIKATPGGKAVDWKLMWRNPQPKMVSPQGRVVQMGDAAHAFLPTSGSGATMAMEDGYTLAACLHMAFQSGRGNEDISLACRVYNLLRFQRVACAQLLGFQNRENLHKTDWEALEKGTSKTPPTVRKWLTSHDAEKYAYDMYDAAASPLVDKTPFANTNFPLGYDYKPWKIQELLAASERGEKLELEGDWS; from the exons ATGGCCAGTAGGGTCGATTTCGAACGCTCACCGGCGACCAATCTTTCAATCCTCGTGGTTGGAGGAGGAATCGGTGGCCTCTCCTTTGCCATCGAGGCGTACCGAAAAGGCCACAATGTTCGAGTGATTGAGCGCCGTTCTGGGCTTAGCTCGCTTG GAGACCTTATCGTGGTTCAGGCCCCGGCCCTGCGTTCGCCTAAAAAGTGGCCTGGTTTCATGGAGCGTCTATCCGTGTTCGCGTACGAACCCTTCACTGTTATGAAAAAGTACGACGGTACTTTCCTCGGGAGGGTACCGTCGGCTCCAGAAGGCGACGACGCTCTCCCTATTAACCGTAGCGATTTCCATGAAGTCCTCTTCAACTACGCGATCGACATTGGCATCTCGGTTAATTTCAACACTAGTGTACAGGAATACCACGAAAGCAGTATATCTGGCAGGGTCAGACTTGCCGATGGTAGAGTGATAGAGGCAGATCTTATCGTTGCAGCTGATGGCGTGGGTTCAACGTCGTGGGAACTCATCACCGGAAGCAAGGAGGCAGCTATCAGTAGTAGCTTTGCGGTTTACAGATCCTCCTTCCCAGCTGGACCTGCATTGGAAAGCCCGGTCATTGCAAAAGAGTTTGGTGGAGCTAAAACTTACATCGGGATTTATTTTGGGCCCAATGTGCATGGCGTGTTTGGGAAGAACGAGAGTACTATCTTCTGGACGTTGACGCACAAG GACACCGGGAATGCAGAAGAGATCTGGGCACAGAATGCACCGGTTGAGAATGCCCTGCCATATGTGAAAAACTGGGCACCTTTCTATACGGAGCTGATCAAAGCCACTCCTGGAGGCAAAGCCGTCGACTGGAAGTTGATGTGGCGCAACCCGCAGCCGAAGATGGTCTCGCCACAGGGCCGTGTTGTCCAGATGGGTGATGCCGCTCATGCTTTCCTCCCTACCTCTGGAAGTGGAGCCACCATGGCAATGGAAGATGGATATACACTGGCCGCTTGCCTACACATGGCTTTCCAGAGTGGCCGAGGCAACGAAGACATATCACTTGCCTGCCGTGTTTACAACCTTCTTCGTTTCCAACGTGTCGCCTGCGCTCAGCTCCTTGGATTTCAGAATCGCGAGAATCTGCATAAGACAGATTGGGAAGCCTTGGAAAAGGGTACTAGCAAGACGCCCCCGACAGTGAGGAAATGGCTGACAAGTCACGACGCCGAAAAGTATGCATACGATATGTACGACGCTGCAGCTAGTCCTCTTGTCGACAAAACGCCTTTTGCTAACACTAATTTCCCTCTTGGGTACGACTACAAGCCTTGGAAGATTCAGGAGCTCCTTGCTGCATCAGAGAGAGGTGAAAAGCTCGAGCTCGAAGGTGATTGGTCCTAG
- a CDS encoding Dimer-Tnp-hAT multi-domain protein: MPSIPAKRKPEAAEEADTPFKRAQRTRKPTLKALLGDGSQPTQPIELPESTPDPPTEPPTQVIEPPTRAIEPPCKPVQQPEERPRRASPLPILAASQASRLTDEPAWESQLMFDKPEDSIVQPLAFSSAATEASVEEDSAVSVDFRDFEGVDWSRLKGFVAPLSTPRGKASWIFQHGWRVWKEGTHHPDELYFVCKYCHIHKLPNGVHRVTKSTTVANGHLQLDKPGHRLSKDGPILSKPLRKHGQQSLRQAALSGVKFSLVLDRRRDEREEAYKTIGNFDVQEFRQAAALWLVDNNRPLREFETPAFRKMIRLANPEAEAALWRSHNSVSAFVMRLYSWLRPQVVRALAEAESKVHISFDGWTTKGGKRGFFSVVAHYANSKGAIVDLPIALPQLVGAHTGEAIADAVTKILQSFSINRSKLGYFVLDNAYNNDTAVNKLAAMYHFSASDRRLRCACHILNLVGQTIMFGRDADAYNNALENTKMEDFYMKEWRKEGPLGVYLDIINYINTPKQWSIFEDCQREAVNSMPTGASGGTREPIKPCVTRWNSYYDCFKRGVQLQQAINAYATYHIRETEQADEQAAIRGNKLPDVPRWMRSDGPTAADWAVITEYMAILQPLKFATDRLQGRGKCGRFGALYEVIPVFESVITELDARLRPYESVNHEPSEAPEDHIPINLRAARRKASNYFTKILQSPIYYAATALHPRYKTYSKRFWRNKPTQLSTAHAKFLRVWAAYKPAAAATTPTPAPKPTMSSFDDAIDAILDEDGEHTMEVEDEYDSWLKEPIWTSDQHKEGPTAVQY; encoded by the exons atgccctctataccagcaaaacgcaagcccgaggctgccgaagaagctgatactcccttcaagcgagcacaacgtacgcgcaaacctacgctcaaggcgctgttgggtgacggcagccagccaacccagccgatagagctgccagaaagtacgccggatccgcctacagagccgcctacacaagttatcgagccgcccacacgggctattgaaccgccatgtaagcctgtacaacaacccgaggagcgccctcggcgggcatcaccactgcctattttggctgcctcacaagcctctcggctcactgatgagccagcctgggagtcgcagttaatgtttgataagccagaggactctattgtacagcctttagctttctctagcgctgccactgaggcttcggtggaggaggatagcgctgtgagcgtcgattttcgcgactttgagggcgtcgattggtcgcgattaaaggggtttgtcgcgccgctgagcactccacgaggcaaggcaagctggatttttcaacacggctggcgtgtctggaaggagggtactcaccacccagatgagttgtactttgtgtgcaagtactgtcatattcataagctacctaatggtgtacaccgagtaacgaagtcaaccactgtcgccaacgggcacctccagcttgataaacctggtcatcggctcagcaaagacggtccaatcctaagcaaacctctccgcaaacatggacaacaatcacttcgtCAGGCAGCTCTAAGCGGTGTCAAATTTAGTCTAGTGTTGGATCggaggagagatgagagagaag aggcgtacaagactataggaaacttcgacgtacaagaatttcggcaggcagctgcgctctggctggtcgacaacaacagaccactccgcgagtttgagacgccggcttttcgcaagatgatcaggcttgctaatcctgaggcagaggcggcgttatggaggtctcataacagcgtgtcagcgttcgtgatgaggttgtacagttggctacggcctcaggtggtgcgcgcgttggctgaagccgagagcaaggtacatataagcttcgatgggtggacgacaaaaggcggcaaacgtggcttcttttctgtagttgctcactacgccaacagtaagggcgcgatagttgacctacccatcgcgctgccgcagctggtgggtgcccacactggtgaggcgatagctgacgctgtaaccaaaatcctgcaatccttcagcatcaatcgcagcaaactcggctactttgtgctcgataacgcttacaataacgacaccgctgttaacaaactcgccgcgatgtaccacttttctgcctccgatcgccgcctccgctgcgcttgccacatacttaaccttgttggccaaacgattatgttcgggagggatgctgacgcgtataacaacgccctggagaacacaaagatggaggatttttacatgaaggagtggcggaaagaaggaccgcttggcgtgtatcttgatattatcaactacatcaacacgccgaagcagtggagtatttttgaagattgccaacgcgaggcagttaacagcatgcccacaggcgccagcggcggcactcgcgagccaattaagccgtgtgttacacgttggaacagctattacgactgctttaagcgcggagttcagctccaacaagctatcaacgcatacgccacgtaccacattcgcgagactgaacaggctgacgaacaggcagctattagaggaaacaagctgcctgatgtgccgcggtggatgaggtcagacggccctacggcggctgactgggcggtgattactgagtacatggcgatactgcagccgctcaagtttgctacagatcgcctccaaggccgcggcaagtgtggccgttttggcgcactctacgaggtcatcccagtatttgagagtgtgataactgagctggatgcacgccttcggccatacgaatcggtcaaccacgagccatctgaggcgcccgaagatcacatcccgatcaacctgcgagccgcgaggcgaaaagcgagcaattactttactaagatcctccaaagtcccatttactacgcagctacggcactacatccacgatataaaacatactctaagcgcttctggcgcaacaaacctacacaattaagcaccgcgcacgcgaagtttctgcgggtttgggctgcctacaagcctgccgctgctgccacaacaccaacccctgcgccaaaacctaccatgagcagctttgacgacgctatcgacgctatactagatgaagacggcgagcatacaatggaggtggaggatgagtacgatagctggttaaaagagcctatatggacgtctgatcaacacaaggagggtccaacagctgtacagtactag